One part of the Triplophysa dalaica isolate WHDGS20190420 chromosome 25, ASM1584641v1, whole genome shotgun sequence genome encodes these proteins:
- the chd4a gene encoding chromodomain-helicase-DNA-binding protein 4a isoform X1: MSGSEDDRDDFERRSMVQDEDDLDEEMSENEAPKVKKKKKAKKSSRESKGSKRNRSRREDISSPEPGDGPDMDEEDDRSDSEGSTYTPGKKKKKRASTSKEKKRSSSSGDRTSTASKRREPEEDEDEDDDDSEPKSSSQLLDAWGMEDIDHVFTEEDYRTLTNYKAFSQFVRPLIAAKNPKIAVSKMMMVLGAKWREFSTNNPLRGAAAATTALAAATAAATVDVSPVTEPAPAAPAAPLIVEPTPPAPPLRKAKTKEGKGPNARKKSKPAPKPQEKKVKTKKVAPLKIKLGGFNSKRKRSSSEEDEVDVDSDFDDGSMNSMSVSNGSNSRGSRSTSAKKKPKKKTKKDEEGDGYETDHQDYCEVCQQGGEIILCDTCPRAYHMVCLDPDMEKAPEGTWSCPHCEKMGIQWEAREDASEGEEDNDAGGGEAEEDDHHMEFCRVCKDGGELLCCDSCPSSYHIHCLNPPLPEIPNGEWICPRCTCPGMKGKVQKILTWRWTEAPSPTPVPRPLELPADAPDPAPLAGRPEREFFVKWQNMSYWHCSWVTELQLEMHCQVMFRNYQRKNDMDEPPSIDFGCEGDEDKSDKRKIKDPTYAKMEEKYYRFGIKMEWMMIHRILNHSVDKKNNCHYLIKWRDLTYDQSTWEAEDMDVPDFDTYKLQYWNHRELMMGDEGKPGKKMKLKGKMRKLDRPPENPVVDPTMKFERQPEYLDTTGGTLHPYQLEGLNWLRFSWAQGTDTILADEMGLGKTVQTAVFLYSLYKEGHSKGPFLVSAPLSTIINWEREFEMWAPDMYVVTYVGDKDSRAVIRENEFSFENNAIRGGKKASRMKKEASVKFHVLLTSYELITIDTAVLGSIDWACLVVDEAHRLKNNQSKFFRILNNYPLQHKLLLTGTPLQNNLEELFHLLNFLTPERFSNLEGFLEEFADIAKEDQIKKLHDMLGPHMLRRLKADVFKHMPSKTELIVRVELSPMQKKYYKFILTRNFEALNTRGGGNQVSLLNVVMDLKKCCNHPYLFPVAATEAAKLPNGMYEGSALTKAAGKLLLLQKMMKKLKEGGHRVLVFSQMTKMLDLLEDFLENEGYKYERIDGSITGGMRQEAIDRFNAPGAPQFAFLLSTRAGGLGINLATADTVIIYDSDWNPHNDIQAFSRAHRIGQNKKVMIYRFVTKASVEERITQVAKKKMMLTHLVVRPGLGSKTGSMSKQELDDILKFGTEQLFKDELEGENKEDDSSVIHYDDKAIDRLLDRNQDATDDTEIQSMNEYLSSFKVAQYVVKDEEEAEEEVQREIIKQEESVDPDYWEKLLRHHYEQQQEDLARNLGKGKRIRKQVNYNDGSQEDRDWQDDQSDGQSDYSVASEEGDEDFDERSEVNSRRPNRKGLRNDKDKPLPPLLARVSGNIEVLGFNARQRKAFLNAVMRYGMPPQDAFTTQWLVRDLRGKSEKEFKAYVSLFMRHLCEPGADGAESFADGVPREGLSRQHVLTRIGVMSLIRKKVQEFEHVNGQWSIPWMMELNENKTVSAGSQPDSPSKTPSTGTPADTQPNTPAPDSISKAEDVGKDAEKEKEVKNGENEKESSENKESEVIAIPDDDDDDEEDMSTEDKSKDNVKAGESDSDKVDSKQDEVEKKDEKDAEEKTEEKPKSSEADKEPKSSEAEKEPKVAEADKEATDTKGEKEDEPEKMDTTPVTDEKKAQKDEKESAKLEVAVKLPNGESAKDAAAGGTEERKKAKTRFMFNIADGGFTELHSLWQNEERAATVTKKTNEIWHRRHDYWLLAGIIQHGYARWQDIQNDVRFAILNEPFKGEINRGNFLEIKNKFLARRFKLLEQALVIEEQLRRAAYLNMTEDPSHPSMALNTRFSEVECLAESHQHLSKESMSGNKPANAVLHKVLKQLEELLSDMKADVTRLPATIARIPPVAVRLQMSERNILSRLASRGPETQTQQVQQ, encoded by the exons ATGTCCGGCAGCGAGGACGATAGAGATGACTTCGAACGTCGCTCGATGGTGCAAG ATGAGGATGACCTGGATGAGGAGATGTCAGAGAATGAAGCGCCCAAGgtgaaaaagaagaagaaagccAAGAAAAGTAGCCGCGAGAGCAAAGGCAGCAAACGAAATCGCTCCCGCAGAGAG GATATCAGTTCACCGGAGCCAGGAGACGGCCCTGATATGGATGAAGAGGACGATCGCTCGGACAGCGAGGGAAGCACCTACACACCCGgcaagaaaaagaagaaaagagcCAGCACGTCAAAGGAGAAAAAGAGAAGCAGTTCTTCTGGCGACAGAACCTCAACGGCTTCCAAACGCAGGGAAcctgaagaagatgaagatgaggacGACGATGATTCG GAGCCAAAGAGTTCCTCTCAGCTTCTAGATGCCTGGGGTATGGAGGACATCGATCATGTCTTCACTGAGGAAGACTACAGAACTCTGACTAATTATAAGGCATTCAGCCAATTCGTCAG GCCCCTAATCGCTGCCAAAAATCCCAAAATTGCTGTCTCCAAAATGATGATGGTTCTTGGAGCAAAGTGGCGAGAGTTCAGCACCAACAACCCTCTACGGGGGGCAGCCGCTGCCACCACAGCCCTGGCGGCCGCTACTGCGGCAGCGACGGTTGACGTCTCCCCGGTAACAGAACCAGCACCTGCTGCGCCTGCAGCCCCGCTCATCGTTGAGCCTACCCCTCCAGCACCTCCCCTACGCAAAGCTAAAACTAAAGAGGGCAAGG GTCCAAACGCACGTAAGAAGTCCAAGCCCGCCCCCAAACCTCAGGAGAAGAAGGTGAAGACTAAGAAAGTTGCTCCTCTGAAGATCAAACTAGGAGGCTTCAACAGCAAGAGGAAACGCTCATCT aGTGAAGAAGACGAAGTCGACGTGGACAGTGATTTCGATGACGGCAGTATGAACAGCATGTCCGTGTCAAACGGCTCGAACAGTCGCGGCAGTCGCAGCACCAGCGCCAAGAAGAAGCCCAAGAAGAAGACAAAGAAGG ATGAGGAGGGTGATGGCTATGAAACAGATCATCAGGACTACTGTGAGGTCTGTCAGCAGGGCGGAGAGATCATTCTCTGCGACACCTGCCCAAGAGCCTATCACATGGTCTGCTTGGACCCAGATATGGAGAAGGCACCAGAGGGCACCTGGAGCTGCCCACACTGC GAAAAGATGGGCATCCAGTGGGAGGCACGCGAGGATGCGTCAGAGGGAGAGGAGGATAATGATGCGGGAGGCGGTGAGGCAGAAGAGGACGACCACCACATGGAGTTCTGCAGAGTTTGTAAAGATGGCGGAGAGCTACTGTGCTGTGACTCTTGCCCCTCGTCTTACCACATTCACTGCCTCAATCCCCCCCTGCCCGAGATACCCAACGGAGAATGGATTTGCCCCAGATGCACT tgtCCTGGTATGAAGGGTAAGGTGCAGAAGATTCTGACCTGGCGCTGGACCGAAGCTCCTTCTCCGACCCCTGTTCCACGGCCTCTTGAACTTCCAGCCGATGCTCCAGACCCTGCCCCATTGGCTGGTCGCCCTGAGAGGGAGTTCTTTGTTAAATGGCAGAATATGTCCTATTGGCACTGCTCCTGGGTTACTGAACTACAG CTGGAGATGCATTGTCAGGTGATGTTCAGAAACTACCAACGCAAAAACGACATGGACGAACCGCCGTCCATAGACTTCGGATGTGAGGGAGATGAGGACAAGAGCGACAAGAGGAAGATCAAAGACCCCACCTACGCCAAGATGGAGGAGAAATACTACCGCTTCGGCATCAAGATGGAGTGGATGATGATTCATCGCATTCTGAACCACAG TGTGGATAAAAAGAATAACTGTCACTACCTCATCAAGTGGAGGGACTTGACGTACGATCAGTCCACGTGGGAAGCAGAGGACATGGACGTTCCTGACTTTGACACCTACAAACTGCAGTACTGGAACCACAG GGAGTTAATGATGGGCGACGAAGGTAAACCAGGAAAGAAGATGAAGCTCAAAGGCAAAATGCGAAAACTTGACCGACCTCCAGAGAACCCTGTTGTGGAT CCGACCATGAAGTTTGAGCGTCAGCCGGAATATCTGGACACCACAGGCGGAACACTGCATCCGTACCAGCTGGAGGGGCTGAACTGGCTGCGCTTCTCCTGGGCTCAGGGAACCGACACCATTCTGGCAGACGAGATGGGTTTGGGGAAGACCGTGCAGACTGCCGTTTTCCTTTATTCACTGTATAAGGAG GGTCACTCGAAGGGTCCGTTCCTGGTCAGCGCCCCTCTCTCCACCATCATTAACTGGGAGCGAGAGTTTGAGATGTGGGCCCCAGACATGTACGTGGTCACGTACGTCGGTGACAAAGACAGCAGGGCTGTCATCAGAGAAAACGAGTTCTCGTTCGAGAACAACGCCATTCGCGGTGGCAAGAAAGCCTCTAGGATGAAG AAAGAAGCGTCTGTGAAGTTTCACGTTCTGTTGACCTCCTACGAGTTGATCACTATTGACACGGCCGTTCTGGGCTCCATCGACTGGGCGTGTCTGGTGGTTGATGAGGCCCACAGGCTGAAGAACAACCAATCAAAA TTTTTCAGGATACTGAACAACTACCCGCTACAGCACAAGTTGTTGTTGACTGGAACTCCACTACAAAACAACTTAGAAGAGCTGTTCCATCTGCTGAACTTCCTCACGCCAGAGAGATTcag TAATCTTGAAGGTTTCTTGGAGGAGTTTGCCGATATCGCCAAGGAGGACCAGATCAAGAAGCTTCACGACATGCTGGGACCGCACATGCTCAGGAGACTCAAGGCAGACGTGTTCAAGCACATGCCTTCCAAAACGGAGCTCATCGTGAGAGTGGAGCTCAGCCCCATGCAGAA GAAATATTACAAGTTCATCCTGACGCGTAATTTTGAAGCTTTGAACACCCGTGGTGGAGGAAACCAAGTTTCTCTGCTTAATGTGGTCATGGACCTGAAAAAGTGCTGCAATCATCCTTATCTGTTCCCCGTCGCTGCTACG GAAGCTGCCAAGTTGCCCAATGGGATGTACGAGGGCAGTGCCCTCACAAAAGCTGCTGGCAAACTGTTGCTGCTGcagaagatgatgaagaaacTCAAGGAGGGCGGACACAGGGTGCTCGTCTTTTCTCAG ATGACCAAAATGTTAGATCTTCTGGAGGACTTCCTGGAAAACGAGGGCTACAAATATGAGCGAATCGATGGAAGCATCACGGGAGGAATGAGACAGGAAGCCATCGACCGCTTTAACG CTCCTGGTGCTCCGCAGTTTGCGTTTCTGCTCTCGACCAGAGCTGGTGGTTTGGGAATCAATCTGGCAACCGCAGACACTGTGATCATCTACGACTCAGACTGGAATCCTCACAATGACATTCAG GCCTTTAGCAGAGCTCACAGAATTGGTCAAAACAAGAAGGTGATGATCTATCGTTTCGTGACCAAAGCTTCAGTGGAAGAAAGAATCACTCAG GTGGCCAAAAAAAAGATGATGTTGACTCACTTGGTTGTGCGTCCCGGATTGGGATCGAAGACAGGTTCGATGTCCAAACAGGAGCTGGATGACATCCTTAAATTTGGTACAGAGCAGCTCTTCAAGGATGAATTAGAAG gagagAACAAAGAGGACGACAGCAGCGTGATCCACTATGATGATAAAGCCATCGATCGGCTGCTGGACCGTAACCAAGACGCCACAGATGACACGGAGATCCAGAGCATGAACGAGTATCTCAGCTCCTTCAAAGTGGCTCAGTATGTGGTCAAGGATGAAGAGGAAGCT GAGGAAGAGGTTCAGAGAGAGATCATCAAGCAGGAGGAGAGCGTAGATCCAGATTACTGGGAGAAGTTGCTGAGACATCACTACGAGCAGCAGCAGGAGGATCTGGCCCGTAACCTCGGCAAAGGCAAACGTATCCGCAAACAGGTCAACTACAACGACGGCTCTCAGGAAGACAGAG ACTGGCAGGATGATCAGTCTGACGGCCAATCAGATTATTCTGTCGCCTCAGAGGAAGGAGACGAAGATTTCGATGAGCGATCTGAAG TCAATTCACGGCGACCCAACAGGAAAGGTCTCAGGAACGATAAAGACAAGCCATTGCCCCCCCTGCTGGCCAGAGTGAGCGGCAACATTGAG gtCTTGGGTTTCAACGCTCGCCAGAGGAAGGCTTTCCTGAATGCTGTCATGCGTTACGGGATGCCTCCCCAGGACGCCTTCACCACCCAGTGGCTCGTCCGAGACCTGCGTGGGAAATCCGAGAAAGAGTTCAA AGCTTACGTTTCCCTCTTCATGCGACACTTGTGTGAACCAGGTGCAGATGGCGCTGAAAGCTTTGCTGACGGAGTCCCGCGGGAGGGGTTGTCAAGGCAACACGTACTTACCCGTATCGGTGTAATGTCATTGATCCGAAAGAAG GTTCAGGAATTCGAGCATGTGAACGGTCAGTGGTCCATCCCCTGGATGATGGAGCTGAACGAAAATAAAACCGTGTCTGCCGGCAGCCAGCCGGACTCGCCCAGCAAAACGCCCTCTACCGGCACTCCTGCCGATACTCAGCCAAACACGCCCGCTCCAG ATAGTATATCCAAAGCAGAAGATGTGGGGAAAGatgcagagaaagagaaagaggtcAAAAATggagagaatgagaaagaaTCCAGCGAGAACAAAGAGAGTGAA GTCATCGCCATCccggatgatgatgatgatgatgaggaggataTGTCCACCGAAGACAAAAGCAAAGACAATGTTAAAGCCGGTGAGTCTGATTCAGACAAAGTGGACAGCAAGCAGGATGAAGTAGAGAAAAAAGATGAGAAAGATGCAGAGGAAAAGACAGAGGAGAAACCCAAATCATCTGAGGCTGACAAGGAACCCAAATCTTCTGAAGCTGAAAAGGAACCCAAGGTAGCTGAAGCTGACAAAGAAGCTACAGACACCAAAG GAGAAAAGGAAGATGAGCCTGAGAAGATGGACACTACCCCTGTTACAGATGAGAAGAAAG CTCAAAAGGACGAAAAAGAATCTGCTAAGTTGGAGGTGGCCGTGAAACTGCCTAACGGTGAGAGCGCCAAAGACGCAGCTGCGGGAGGAACTGAAGAGAGGAAGAAAGCGAAGACCCGCTTCATGTTTAACATTGCAGATGGAGGATTTACTG aactGCACTCACTATGGCAGAACGAGGAGCGTGCCGCCACGGTTACCAAGAAGACCAATGAGATCTGGCATCGTCGCCATGACTACTGGCTACTCGCTGGAATCATACA ACACGGTTACGCCCGCTGGCAGGACATTCAGAATGACGTCCGGTTCGCCATTCTCAACGAGCCCTTCAAAGGGGAAATCAACCGAGGAAACTTCCTGGAAATCAAGAACAAGTTTCTGGCCAGGAGATTTAAG TTGCTGGAGCAGGCGCTGGTCATCGAGGAGCAGCTGCGCAGAGCTGCGTATCTGAACATGACTGAAGACCCCTCTCACCCCTCCATGGCTCTCAACACACGCTTCAGTGAAGTGGAGTGTCTGGCCGAATCTCACCAGCACTTGAGCAAGGAATCCATGTCGGGAAACAAACCCGCCAACGCTGTCCTTCATAAAG TACTGAAACAGCTGGAGGAGCTCCTTAGCGACATGAAAGCAGATGTCACTCGTCTCCCAGCCACCATCGCTCGGATACCACCGGTCGCCGTGAGGCTGCAGATGTCGGAGAGAAACATTCTCAGTCGTTTGGCCAGCAGAGGACCAGAGACACAGACACAGCAG GTGCAGCAGTAG